Proteins from one Candidatus Eisenbacteria bacterium genomic window:
- a CDS encoding class I adenylate-forming enzyme family protein, which produces MSDIATLSALLAASVARFGEREALISARRRVTYAELGTQAHAIAAGLGALGVEKGTHVGLLAPNWPEWLAIAFGVWERGGVLVPISTLYRPRELRHALELADVELLVSAQTFLRHDYTWTLSAAGTPLALREVVWLDTPRGNAAIDLGPITRPPPAGAESAAAPDDPATILFTSGSTAEPKGAVHTQRALALAAQENVRVLGIEPDDRTWGYLPFFFAGGLVAVGLTTLAAGGAVVLQEVFDAGETLGLLERERVSVFFAWPHQAEALIAHPRFGAATLHLRKGVGANTKWAAQIYPAEHHATSSFGMTETPPLCSAWPWDAPQERRVSSHGPAVGSRELRIADPSSGAPLPAGAEGEICVRGPTMMSGYHKHERSACFDADGFFHTGDLGRIDERGALHFIGRLRDVIKSGGANVAAAEVEAVLMSHPAVAAAHAVGVPDAARGESVAAFVVLKAPATPDALVAHARERLASYKVPRVVWIRREDELPQKGSGKVDKALLREEAARLTAEAARS; this is translated from the coding sequence GTGAGCGACATCGCGACGCTGTCCGCGCTTCTCGCGGCGAGCGTGGCGCGCTTCGGCGAACGCGAAGCCCTCATTTCGGCCCGCCGTCGCGTGACCTACGCCGAGCTGGGCACGCAGGCGCACGCCATCGCCGCCGGGCTCGGGGCGCTCGGGGTGGAGAAGGGGACGCACGTGGGGCTGCTCGCCCCCAACTGGCCCGAGTGGCTCGCAATCGCCTTCGGCGTCTGGGAGCGCGGCGGCGTCCTGGTGCCGATCTCGACCCTGTACCGGCCGCGCGAGCTGCGCCACGCGCTCGAGCTCGCCGACGTCGAGCTCCTCGTCTCCGCGCAGACGTTCCTGCGGCACGACTACACGTGGACCTTGAGCGCCGCCGGCACGCCGCTCGCGCTGCGCGAGGTCGTGTGGCTCGATACGCCACGCGGGAACGCGGCGATCGACCTGGGCCCGATCACGAGGCCGCCGCCCGCCGGCGCGGAATCCGCCGCCGCGCCCGACGATCCGGCGACGATCCTCTTCACGTCGGGGTCGACCGCGGAGCCGAAGGGTGCCGTGCACACGCAGCGCGCGCTCGCGCTGGCGGCGCAGGAGAACGTTCGCGTCCTCGGCATCGAGCCCGACGACCGCACGTGGGGCTACCTCCCGTTCTTCTTCGCCGGCGGCCTCGTCGCCGTCGGCCTCACGACGCTCGCGGCGGGCGGCGCCGTCGTGCTGCAGGAGGTGTTCGACGCCGGGGAGACGCTGGGGCTGCTCGAACGCGAGCGCGTCTCGGTCTTCTTCGCGTGGCCGCACCAGGCGGAGGCGCTGATCGCCCACCCGCGCTTCGGCGCCGCGACGTTGCACCTGCGCAAGGGCGTCGGCGCCAACACGAAGTGGGCAGCGCAGATCTACCCGGCCGAGCACCATGCGACGAGCTCGTTCGGGATGACGGAGACGCCGCCGCTGTGCTCGGCCTGGCCGTGGGACGCGCCGCAGGAGCGTCGCGTGTCGAGCCACGGCCCCGCGGTCGGAAGTCGCGAGCTCCGCATCGCCGACCCCTCGAGCGGCGCGCCGCTGCCGGCCGGCGCCGAGGGCGAGATCTGCGTGCGCGGCCCCACGATGATGTCGGGCTACCACAAGCACGAGCGCTCGGCGTGCTTCGACGCGGACGGGTTCTTCCACACCGGCGATCTCGGTCGCATCGACGAGCGCGGCGCGCTGCACTTCATCGGACGCCTGCGCGACGTCATCAAGTCGGGCGGCGCGAACGTCGCCGCGGCCGAAGTGGAAGCGGTGTTGATGTCGCACCCGGCGGTCGCGGCCGCGCACGCGGTGGGTGTCCCCGATGCGGCGCGCGGCGAGAGCGTGGCGGCGTTCGTCGTGCTGAAGGCGCCGGCGACGCCGGATGCGCTCGTCGCCCACGCGCGCGAGCGGCTCGCGAGCTACAAGGTGCCGCGCGTCGTGTGGATCCGGCGCGAGGACGAGCTGCCGCAGAAGGGCAGCGGCAAGGTCGACAAGGCACTCCTGCGCGAGGAAGCGGCGCGGCTCACAGCCGAAGCTGCCCGCTCGTGA